Proteins encoded within one genomic window of Dyadobacter chenhuakuii:
- a CDS encoding xanthine dehydrogenase family protein molybdopterin-binding subunit, which yields MKTQYIGKPVSRVDGLAKVTGSARYSADFKVEGMLYGYIVSSGIAKGKILNIDTSQAMSLKGVLQVFTHENVSGLPWFSIKYKDMDAPTGSPFRPLHDDKIIYSGQPIALVVAETFELARYASSLVKVEYQEEGFTTDLIQNLENAYKAPSGKIGFVQPKSRGNAEEAYEQAEFKMSGSYQHGAEHHNPMELFSTTAIWENEKLTVYDKTQGVSNCQFYIGNVFGLAYKDVRIISPYVGGAFGSGLRPQYQLFMAVLAALELKRPVKVGLTRQQMFTFGHRPVTMQNVALSASADGTLESITHEAYSETSRFENYTEIIVNWSGTMYNCDHVKLKYDLVGLDMYTPVDMRAPGAVTGAHAMESAMDELAYELKMDPLIFRLKNYADEDQTEGKPFSSKELIACYREGAEKFGWTKRNLEPRSMREGNQLIGWGVATAAWDAFQMPCRAKALLSIDGKLVVSSGTSDIGTGTYTIMTQIAAESLGLKIEDVTFKLGDTNMPLAPLEGGSWTAASVGAAVKGVCEDVRKKLAKMAVKTKGSPFYNADQKGISFDSGMLSEPNDSSKSISIVDLMRLAGVNSIEETSTSGPNPINKMKYTFNSHAAVFAEVKVDEDLGIVRVTRVVCAVAAGKILNPKTARSQILGGVVWGISKALEEESKMDHQYGRFMNHNLSEYHVPVNKDINDIEVIFVEEKDDIVNPLGIKGVGEIGIIGVAGAIANAVFHATGVRVRNLPITMDKVLQIAEDDHNQISV from the coding sequence ATGAAAACGCAATATATAGGAAAGCCCGTCAGCCGGGTGGACGGACTGGCGAAGGTTACGGGCAGTGCCAGATATTCAGCCGACTTTAAAGTGGAAGGCATGCTGTATGGCTACATTGTATCCAGCGGCATTGCAAAAGGAAAAATCCTGAACATTGACACTTCGCAGGCCATGTCGCTGAAAGGCGTTTTGCAGGTTTTCACACATGAGAATGTTTCCGGCCTGCCTTGGTTTAGCATTAAATATAAGGATATGGATGCGCCTACCGGCTCTCCGTTCCGGCCTTTGCACGACGATAAGATCATTTACAGTGGTCAGCCTATCGCATTAGTCGTGGCTGAAACTTTCGAGTTGGCGAGATATGCGTCCTCATTGGTGAAAGTGGAATATCAGGAAGAAGGATTTACGACCGATCTGATCCAAAACCTCGAAAATGCATACAAGGCGCCGTCCGGGAAAATAGGTTTTGTTCAGCCCAAATCGCGTGGTAATGCAGAAGAAGCATATGAGCAGGCGGAATTCAAGATGTCCGGTTCTTACCAGCACGGAGCAGAGCATCATAACCCTATGGAGCTGTTTTCAACCACGGCCATCTGGGAAAATGAAAAGCTGACTGTTTATGATAAAACGCAGGGGGTTTCCAATTGCCAGTTTTACATTGGTAATGTATTCGGCCTGGCGTATAAGGATGTACGGATTATTTCTCCCTACGTTGGCGGCGCTTTCGGATCCGGACTAAGGCCTCAATACCAGCTTTTTATGGCTGTGCTTGCTGCGCTTGAATTAAAAAGACCTGTTAAAGTGGGGTTGACGCGCCAACAGATGTTCACATTCGGGCACAGGCCGGTTACTATGCAGAATGTTGCCCTTAGTGCGTCTGCGGATGGCACATTAGAATCCATTACGCACGAAGCATACTCTGAAACTTCCAGGTTTGAGAACTATACAGAGATCATCGTAAACTGGTCTGGGACAATGTATAATTGTGATCATGTCAAATTGAAATATGATCTGGTGGGGCTGGATATGTATACGCCTGTAGATATGCGTGCGCCGGGCGCTGTTACGGGTGCGCATGCGATGGAAAGTGCAATGGATGAATTGGCATATGAACTGAAAATGGACCCGTTGATTTTCCGACTCAAAAATTATGCGGATGAGGACCAGACTGAAGGAAAACCATTTTCCAGCAAGGAGCTGATCGCATGTTATCGGGAAGGTGCAGAAAAATTCGGATGGACCAAAAGAAACCTCGAACCGCGCTCAATGCGGGAAGGAAACCAGCTGATCGGCTGGGGAGTGGCTACTGCTGCCTGGGATGCATTCCAGATGCCTTGCCGGGCAAAAGCCTTACTATCCATTGACGGAAAGCTGGTGGTAAGCAGCGGAACTTCGGACATTGGAACCGGCACTTACACCATTATGACGCAGATTGCGGCAGAAAGTTTAGGCCTGAAAATCGAAGATGTTACATTCAAACTGGGAGATACCAATATGCCGCTTGCGCCGCTGGAGGGTGGTTCATGGACGGCAGCTTCCGTGGGCGCAGCCGTGAAAGGCGTATGTGAAGATGTGCGAAAGAAGCTGGCAAAAATGGCTGTCAAAACCAAAGGCTCCCCTTTCTATAATGCTGACCAGAAGGGCATTTCGTTTGATTCGGGAATGTTGTCGGAACCAAATGACAGCTCGAAGTCGATATCAATTGTTGACCTGATGCGGCTTGCGGGCGTTAACAGCATTGAGGAAACCTCAACCAGCGGCCCAAACCCGATCAACAAAATGAAGTACACTTTTAATTCGCACGCGGCAGTTTTTGCGGAGGTGAAAGTGGATGAAGATCTCGGGATCGTCCGTGTGACACGCGTCGTATGCGCGGTCGCGGCGGGAAAGATCCTCAATCCGAAAACGGCAAGAAGTCAAATCCTGGGCGGCGTTGTTTGGGGAATTAGCAAGGCATTGGAGGAAGAAAGCAAGATGGATCACCAGTACGGGCGGTTTATGAACCACAATCTGTCCGAATACCACGTGCCGGTAAATAAGGACATTAACGATATCGAAGTGATCTTCGTGGAAGAGAAGGACGACATTGTGAATCCATTGGGTATCAAAGGCGTGGGGGAGATTGGGATTATCGGAGTGGCGGGAGCCATTGCCAATGCCGTGTTCCATGCAACCGGTGTACGCGTCAGAAACCTGCCTATCACTATGGACAAAGTGCTTCAAATCGCAGAAGACGATCACAATCAGATATCGGTTTAA